A window of the Pseudophryne corroboree isolate aPseCor3 unplaced genomic scaffold, aPseCor3.hap2 scaffold_1926, whole genome shotgun sequence genome harbors these coding sequences:
- the LOC135004368 gene encoding uncharacterized protein LOC135004368, whose protein sequence is EKKGQESQKGPEMEVAKLDKLLSLEPPKPPSNPTCQQPPSNRTCQVHPKPPSNATCKEPPKPSSNATCQEPPSNPTCRVHPKLPSNPTCQEPPSNPTFQVNAKSPSNATCQEPPKLPSNPTCQEPPKLPTNATCQDLSKPPSNATCQEPPKLPSNPTCQEPHKLPTNATCQDLSKPPSNATCQELPKPPSNTTCQEPPIPPSNPTCQEPPIPPSNPTCQEPPKPPSNPTCQEPPKPPSNATCQEPPKPPSTAARHRGSGWR, encoded by the coding sequence GAGCCTCCCAAGCCTCCATCCAACCCTACCTGCCAGCAGCCTCCATCCAACCGTACCTGCCAGGTGCATCCCAAGCCTCCATCCAACGCTACCTGCAAGGAGCCTCCCAAGCCTTCATCCAATGCTACCTGCCAGGAGCCTCCATCCAACCCTACCTGCCGGGTGCATCCCAAGCTTCCATCCAACCCTACCTGCCAGGAGCCTCCATCCAACCCTACCTTCCAGGTTAATGCCAAGTCTCCATCCAATGCTACCTGCCAGGAGCCTCCCAAGCTCCCATCCAACCCTACCTGCCAGGAGCCTCCCAAGCTCCCAACTAATGCTACTTGCCAGGACCTTTCCAAGCCTCCATCCAATGCTACCTGCCAGGAGCCTCCCAAGCTCCCATCCAACCCTACCTGCCAGGAGCCTCACAAGCTCCCAACTAATGCTACTTGCCAGGACCTTTCCAAGCCTCCATCCAATGCTACctgtcaggagcttcccaagccacCATCCAACACTACCTGCCAGGAGCCTCCCATACCGCCATCCAACCCTACCTGCCAGGAGCCTCCCATACCGCCATCCAACCCTACCTGCCAGGAGCCTCCCAAGCCTCCATCCAACCCTACCTGCCAGGAGCCTCCCAAGCCTCCATCTAACGCTACCTGCCAGGAGCCTCCCAAGCCTCCATCCACTGCTGCCAGACACCGGGGGTCCGGGTGGAGATGA